Proteins from a genomic interval of Zingiber officinale cultivar Zhangliang chromosome 2A, Zo_v1.1, whole genome shotgun sequence:
- the LOC122043832 gene encoding desiccation-related protein PCC13-62-like, giving the protein MAFVAVRVLSLFVLSTAAVVTVIGAAKNPTCGSPTIGEPLLPLDRDLLQFALNLEHTECDFFLFGALGRGLDSVAPELAMGGPPPIGARKANLDATTKLIIEEFAYQEVGHLRAIKSTVGGFPRPQLDLSAHNFANIMDNALGYHLNPPFDPYVDTLNYLLASYAIPYMGLVAYVGANPNTNGFVAKRLLAGLLAVEAGQDAIIRAILYQRKDELVAPYNITVAEFTVRISELRNRLAMCGMKDEGLLVPRELGAEARMSTNILSANKDSLGYKRTPAEVLRVVYGTGSEHVPGGFLPKGGDGKIARAFLASP; this is encoded by the exons ATGGCTTTTGTGGCGGTCCGTGTCTTGTCTCTCTTCGTCCTCTCCACGGCCGCGGTCGTGACGGTGATCGGAGCAGCCAAGAATCCAACATGTGGGTCGCCGACGATCGGGGAGCCGTTGCTCCCCCTGGACAGGGACTTGCTGCAGTTCGCGCTGAACCTGGAGCACACGGAGTGTGACTTCTTCCTGTTCGGCGCCCTCGGCCGCGGGCTCGACTCCGTCGCGCCGGAGCTGGCCATGGGCGGGCCGCCGCCGATCGGCGCGAGGAAGGCCAACCTCGACGCGACCACAAAGCTCATCATCGAGGAGTTTGCCTATCAAGAAGTCGGCCATTTGAG GGCGATCAAGAGCACTGTCGGAGGGTTCCCGAGGCCTCAACTCGATTTGAGCGCTCACAACTTCGCGAACATAATGGACAATGCTTTGGGATACCATCTGAATCCTCCATTTGATCCCTACGTTGACACTCTCAATTACCTCCTCGCCTCCTACGCGATCCCTTACATGGGCCTGGTCGCCTACGTCGGCGCAAACCCCAACACCAATGGCTTCGTCGCCAAGAGG CTTTTGGCGGGATTGCTGGCCGTGGAAGCTGGGCAAGATGCGATCATAAGGGCGATTCTGTATCAGCGCAAGGACGAGCTGGTGGCGCCGTACAATATCACGGTGGCGGAGTTCACGGTTCGGATATCGGAGCTGAGGAACCGGCTGGCGATGTGCGGCATGAAGGACGAAGGGCTGCTGGTGCCGCGGGAGCTGGGGGCCGAGGCAAGGATGTCCACCAACATACTGTCGGCCAACAAGGATTCCCTCGGCTACAAGCGAACTCCGGCAGAGGTGCTCCGGGTGGTGTATGGGACTGGGAGTGAGCATGTGCCCGGAGGGTTCCTCCCTAAAGGCGGGGATGGGAAAATCGCAAGGGCATTCTTGGCATCTCCTTGA
- the LOC122041668 gene encoding cysteine and histidine-rich domain-containing protein RAR1 → MAATDGVPVRCQRIGCDTMFTEQDNVDGSCRYHDSGPIFHDGMKEWSCCKQKSHDFSLFLAIPGCKTGKHTTEKPATKIVSTNTRKPAPVQSSTQKKSEESCSRCRQGFFCSDHGSQGRPSKAAVVPGDTDNQVENSPAPVKKKIGINEPQTCRNKGCGKTFKEKENHETACEYHPGPAVFHDRLRGWKCCDVHVKEFDEFLSIPPCAKGWHNADAA, encoded by the exons ATGGCGGCGACCGACGGCGTCCCCGTTCGATGCCAAAGGATCGGGTGTGATACCATGTTCACCGAGCAAGACAACGTCGATGGATCCTGCCGATACCATGATTCT gGG CCAATATTCCATGATGGAATGAAAGAATGGAGTTGCTGCAAGCAAAAAAGTCATGATTTTAGCTTATTTTTGGCAATTCCAGG CTGTAAGACAGGTAAACATACAACTGAGAAACCAGCTACCAAGATTGTCTCTACAAACACTCGAAAACCTGCCCCGGTTCAATCTTCCACACAAAAGAAAAGTGAAGAATCTTGTTCAAGGTGCCGTCAAGGTTTCTTCTGCTCTGATCACG GTTCACAAGGGAGGCCTTCAAAGGCAGCCGTTGTGCCTGGTGATACTGACAACCAGGTGGAAAACAGCCCCGCTCCGGTTAAGAAAAAGATTGGTATCAATGAACCCCAGACTTGCAGAAACAAGGGATGTGGCAAAACCTTCAAGGAGAAGGAGAACCATGAAACAGCATGTGAATATCATCCAGGTCCAGCGGTTTTCCATGACCGTCTGAGAGGG TGGAAATGTTGCGACGTCCATGTGAAAGAATTCGATGAGTTCCTGAGCATACCTCCATGCGCTAAAGGTTGGCACAATGCCGATGCTGCATGA
- the LOC122043833 gene encoding protein trichome birefringence-like 8, giving the protein MEKPPPPPLFFFFFKRSETSPCILTLFLLLLFSFFLILLHWLTPFQPLLFLRVAGGSAYGERPPSGAACDYSSGRWVWDGTRQDECYSEDCPFLDPGFRCRHNGRPDSGYLYWRWQPHGCDLPKFNASELLERSRNGKIIFVGDSIGRNQWESLVCLLAKAAVNQSSIYEKYGSPITKHKGFLSIVFRDHNLTVEYYRAPFLAAVGRPPPASPSQVRSAIHLDALNWQSKRWVDADVLVLNTGHWWNQKKTTGSGMYFQVGGGINMTMDAQEAFRRTIDTLKLWTLNKLQRGSVFFRSHSPIHFSNGTWDEGGTCSAYTEPERSSSASGPEPWNNWIIGEAVEWMKSGGKKAHVLNITHLTELRRDGHPSKHREPGTPANSPEDCSHWCLPGVPDTWNHLLYAHLLSMNYDTRKNV; this is encoded by the exons ATGGAGAAGCCGCCGCCTCccccactcttcttcttcttcttcaagagatcGGAAACTTCTCCCTGCATCTTAACCttgttcctcctccttctcttctccttcttcctcatcctcctccACTGGCTCACTCCCTTCCAGCCTCTTCTTTTCCTCCGCGTCGCCGGCGGGAGTGCTTATGGCGAACGACCGCCCTCCGGCGCAGCCTGCGACTATAGCTCCGGCCGGTGGGTCTGGGACGGGACCCGCCAGGACGAGTGTTATTCCGAGGACTGTCCCTTCCTCGACCCCGGCTTCCGGTGCCGGCATAATGGCCGCCCCGATTCCGGCTATCTTTACTGGCGGTGGCAGCCCCATGGCTGCGATCTCCCCAA ATTTAACGCGTCGGAGTTGCTGGAGAGGAGCAGGAACGGGAAGATAATCTTCGTCGGCGATTCGATCGGGCGAAACCAATGGGAGTCGCTCGTGTGCCTGCTGGCCAAAGCGGCGGTCAACCAATCGAGCATCTACGAGAAGTACGGCAGCCCCATAACGAAGCACAAGGGCTTCCTCTCCATCGTCTTCCGCGACCACAACCTCACGGTGGAGTACTACCGCGCCCCGTTCCTCGCCGCCGTCGGCCGGCCGCCTCCGGCCTCCCCGAGCCAGGTCCGGAGCGCCATCCACCTCGACGCGCTCAACTGGCAGTCCAAGCGCTGGGTGGACGCTGACGTGCTGGTCCTCAACACCGGCCATTGGTGGAACCAAAAGAAGACCACCGGATC GGGAATGTATTTTCAGGTCGGCGGAGGCATAAACATGACCATGGATGCCCAGGAAGCATTTCGCCGGACGATCGATACGCTGAAGCTATGGACTTTAAACAAACTGCAAAGGGGTTCTGTTTTCTTCAGGAGCCACTCTCCGATTCATTTCAG CAACGGGACGTGGGATGAGGGAGGGACATGCTCGGCCTACACGGAGCCGGAAAGGAGTTCCTCTGCGTCCGGGCCGGAGCCATGGAACAACTGGATCATCGGCGAGGCGGTGGAGTGGATGAAGAGTGGCGGGAAGAAGGCGCATGTTCTGAACATTACGCACCTCACGGAGCTCAGAAGGGATGGCCACCCGTCGAAGCATCGGGAACCTGGGACGCCGGCGAACTCTCCCGAGGACTGCAGCCACTGGTGCCTGCCGGGAGTTCCGGACACGTGGAATCATCTGCTCTATGCTCATCTTCTTTCCATGAATTACGATACCAGGAAAAACGTTTGA